In a genomic window of Candidatus Thiothrix sulfatifontis:
- a CDS encoding lytic transglycosylase domain-containing protein: MKLEQFFAHLVVCIILLGVSTSSLAGSCDQQHVNVLRQKAQIYDEAITNSAMRYRINPALITAVITAESCFRNDAQSHKGAGGLMQLIPATAKRFGVNDRFNPAENIDGGTRYLRWLLNRYNGSIPHAIAAYNAGEGRVDRYGANVPIAETAVYTRRVLNAYGKLASNGKRPQARVVQPQVIRASYIVKPQPKPEQRFKWDEFSD, translated from the coding sequence ATGAAACTAGAACAGTTCTTCGCGCACCTCGTTGTGTGCATAATATTGCTGGGCGTGTCGACCAGTAGCCTTGCGGGATCATGTGACCAACAGCATGTGAACGTGTTACGTCAGAAAGCCCAAATTTACGACGAAGCCATTACCAACTCCGCAATGCGCTACCGCATCAACCCTGCCCTGATCACTGCGGTAATCACCGCCGAAAGTTGCTTCCGCAATGATGCACAATCTCACAAAGGCGCAGGCGGTTTAATGCAACTGATCCCCGCTACCGCGAAACGCTTTGGAGTGAACGACCGCTTTAACCCGGCAGAAAACATTGACGGTGGCACGCGCTATTTGCGTTGGTTATTAAACCGTTACAACGGCAGCATCCCGCACGCGATTGCCGCCTATAACGCCGGGGAAGGCCGAGTCGACCGCTACGGCGCGAACGTCCCCATCGCTGAAACCGCTGTATACACTCGCCGGGTACTCAACGCCTACGGCAAATTAGCCAGTAACGGTAAACGCCCCCAAGCTCGCGTCGTGCAACCACAGGTTATTAGAGCCAGCTATATCGTCAAACCACAACCCAAGCCAGAACAACGCTTCAAATGGGATGAATTCAGCGATTAA
- a CDS encoding 2OG-Fe(II) oxygenase: protein MMDAVVDGLVERGWVVLPDLLSVAQCRELREQAQANRAAGAFHAAGIGRGQGLKVNEAIRGDEVLWLEQAETGALADYQGFIESLRVNLNQALYLGLAEFEAHLAVYPPGACYQQHLDNFRGTSARIISAVLYLNEAWAEADGGQLRLYTRGDAREEYVDIFPHAGQLVLFRSDVFWHEVLPATRERFSLTGWLRRRGDVV, encoded by the coding sequence ATGATGGATGCGGTAGTGGATGGCTTGGTTGAACGCGGCTGGGTGGTATTGCCAGATTTGCTGTCAGTGGCGCAGTGCCGTGAATTGCGTGAGCAAGCGCAGGCGAATCGGGCAGCGGGTGCGTTTCACGCGGCGGGGATTGGACGTGGGCAAGGCTTGAAGGTGAATGAGGCGATTCGCGGGGATGAGGTGTTGTGGTTGGAGCAGGCTGAGACGGGCGCATTGGCGGATTATCAAGGTTTCATCGAAAGCTTGCGGGTGAATTTGAATCAGGCGTTGTATTTGGGTTTGGCGGAATTTGAAGCGCATTTGGCAGTGTATCCGCCGGGCGCGTGTTATCAGCAACATCTGGATAATTTTCGGGGTACGTCAGCACGGATTATTAGCGCGGTGTTGTATTTGAACGAGGCATGGGCGGAAGCGGATGGCGGGCAATTGCGCTTGTATACCCGTGGTGACGCTAGGGAGGAATACGTGGATATATTTCCCCATGCTGGACAGTTGGTGTTATTCCGCAGTGATGTGTTTTGGCACGAAGTGCTCCCGGCGACGCGGGAGCGCTTTAGCTTGACGGGGTGGCTGCGTCGTCGTGGGGACGTTGTTTAA